The Gammaproteobacteria bacterium genome includes a region encoding these proteins:
- a CDS encoding transglycosylase domain-containing protein produces MTKKINNRKKSDFGLLRFLFWFGFGFSIGLGVPWYFYLQSLINSTFVQYSWNIPTSIYAREFEFYEGKKINVKELDFELDVLGYLKRDKPQFIGEYSVQSNSYEIHSKGFYYFDEPESPKVIKFEVVNNKIQNLNHQFARLEPLVIGQFYNADFKNREPIPIEHVPNTMVMGLQAVEDRSFNQHIGVDFLGILRAMVKNLFAGKVVQGGSTITQQLIKSRWNYGKKSWFRKANEAFSSILLERKLSKGEILENYFNEIYWGQAGKVSIHGVLQASQYYFSKKPKQLNIAEQALLIGLVKGPSWYNPINNHERALKRRNTVLNSWYETGVISQTQWQHAKQSRIELRINNSFKNQKYRDAIDLVENQIDRHISDKELKQKGLKIFTTLNPYTHEQLVNTLRWHTNSLGDNLQSASVIANSQNGEILAIKGSKEIFGDYNRALLSKRQIGSLIKPFVYLAALEELKGFDLSDKINDKPVSLKTQSGEIWNPKNWDHKSLGKIKALDALVFSRNQATVNLGLKIGLNQFIRFLKRIGLNINHSNHPSIFLGATELTPLEVLNLYLLFSSNTEQKNTIFIKSIIDLKKTKIGTQKQSAKQNVGRQSLLEIREALHEVTIRGTASKVSKEFGFTEVYGKTGTTNDGRNSWYAGFDEEYLAVFWVGKDNNSPTSLSGASGAMKLWLNWYQKLR; encoded by the coding sequence GTGACAAAAAAAATAAATAATAGAAAAAAATCTGATTTTGGATTGTTGAGGTTTCTTTTCTGGTTTGGATTTGGATTCTCAATAGGTTTAGGAGTTCCCTGGTATTTTTATCTTCAGTCTCTGATCAATTCCACATTCGTGCAATATAGCTGGAATATCCCGACTTCAATTTATGCCAGAGAGTTTGAGTTTTATGAAGGCAAGAAAATCAATGTCAAAGAATTGGACTTTGAACTAGATGTTTTAGGGTATCTGAAAAGAGACAAACCACAGTTCATTGGTGAATATTCAGTCCAATCAAACAGTTATGAAATTCACTCTAAAGGCTTTTATTATTTCGATGAACCGGAATCACCAAAGGTTATTAAATTTGAAGTTGTAAACAACAAGATTCAAAACTTAAATCATCAATTTGCCCGGTTGGAGCCGCTGGTAATCGGACAGTTCTACAATGCCGACTTTAAAAATCGCGAGCCGATTCCGATTGAACATGTTCCGAATACCATGGTTATGGGTTTACAAGCGGTTGAGGATAGAAGTTTTAATCAGCACATTGGTGTTGATTTTTTAGGGATTCTGCGAGCAATGGTCAAGAATCTGTTTGCCGGCAAAGTGGTTCAAGGTGGCAGTACCATCACACAACAATTGATTAAAAGTCGTTGGAACTACGGCAAGAAAAGCTGGTTTAGAAAAGCCAATGAAGCCTTTTCGTCGATATTGTTGGAAAGGAAATTGAGCAAAGGAGAAATTTTGGAGAATTATTTCAACGAAATCTATTGGGGACAGGCAGGAAAAGTCTCGATTCATGGAGTTTTGCAAGCATCTCAGTATTATTTTTCCAAGAAACCCAAGCAATTAAATATTGCTGAGCAAGCATTGCTGATTGGGTTGGTAAAAGGACCATCCTGGTACAACCCGATCAATAACCACGAAAGAGCATTGAAACGTAGAAATACCGTATTGAACTCATGGTATGAAACCGGAGTGATTAGCCAAACTCAATGGCAACATGCCAAACAGTCAAGGATTGAATTGAGGATTAACAATTCTTTTAAAAATCAAAAATACCGGGATGCGATTGACTTGGTTGAAAACCAAATTGACCGACATATTTCCGATAAAGAACTCAAGCAGAAAGGTTTAAAAATATTCACAACGCTGAATCCTTATACTCATGAACAGTTAGTCAATACTTTGCGTTGGCATACAAATTCCTTAGGTGATAACTTACAATCGGCATCCGTTATTGCCAATTCGCAGAATGGGGAAATTCTGGCGATTAAAGGTTCAAAGGAAATTTTTGGAGATTACAATCGGGCTTTACTGTCCAAGCGTCAGATTGGTTCGCTCATTAAACCTTTTGTTTATCTCGCTGCATTAGAAGAGCTCAAAGGATTCGATTTATCGGATAAAATCAACGACAAACCGGTCTCGCTAAAAACTCAATCCGGTGAAATTTGGAATCCGAAAAACTGGGATCATAAAAGTTTAGGCAAAATTAAAGCACTTGATGCTTTGGTCTTTTCCAGAAATCAGGCAACAGTGAATTTAGGGTTAAAAATTGGGCTCAATCAATTTATCCGATTTTTAAAGCGAATCGGTCTGAATATCAATCATAGCAACCATCCGTCAATATTTTTGGGAGCGACTGAATTAACTCCGCTGGAGGTGCTTAATTTGTATTTGTTGTTTTCATCAAATACTGAACAGAAAAACACCATCTTTATCAAATCCATCATTGACTTGAAGAAAACTAAAATTGGTACACAGAAACAATCAGCAAAGCAAAATGTGGGCAGACAATCTTTGCTTGAAATTCGAGAAGCTCTGCATGAAGTAACAATCCGGGGAACAGCATCAAAAGTTTCAAAAGAGTTCGGGTTTACAGAAGTTTATGGAAAAACAGGAACAACAAATGACGGACGAAACAGTTGGTATGCTGGTTTTGACGAAGAATATTTGGCTGTTTTTTGGGTTGGCAAAGACAACAATTCACCAACATCTCTCAGCGGTGCCAGTGGCGCAATGAAACTTTGGTTGAATTGGTATCAGAAATTAAGGTGA
- a CDS encoding cytochrome b/b6 domain-containing protein: MSNYAVKIFSRFERFWHWSQMVLIMTLIFSGFRIHGFYQVISFDLAVKLHTFAALALLVIWMFAVFWLFTTGDWKQYLPTKKGLFRVARYYAYGIFKNEAHPYKKTYLRKHNPLQALSYLALKIFLFPAIWMSGLIYLTYGFWGEEVMSSTSMLMFVAIIHTAAAFAIVAFVIIHVYLLTTGHGFVVHVKPMITGFDKVELTDEEIAFLQSNEPKNIRKE, encoded by the coding sequence ATGTCAAATTATGCAGTAAAAATATTCAGCCGTTTTGAACGATTCTGGCATTGGTCACAAATGGTTTTGATAATGACTTTGATTTTTTCAGGTTTTAGAATTCACGGATTTTACCAAGTAATCAGTTTTGATTTGGCGGTAAAACTTCATACATTTGCTGCTCTTGCGTTGTTGGTTATCTGGATGTTTGCTGTTTTTTGGTTGTTTACAACTGGAGACTGGAAACAATATCTGCCGACTAAAAAAGGGTTGTTCCGCGTTGCGCGATATTATGCTTACGGAATTTTTAAAAATGAAGCGCATCCGTATAAAAAAACCTATCTTCGTAAACATAATCCACTACAGGCATTATCATATTTGGCATTAAAAATATTTCTATTTCCGGCGATTTGGATGAGTGGATTAATCTATCTCACTTATGGATTTTGGGGTGAGGAAGTGATGAGCTCCACATCAATGTTGATGTTTGTTGCTATCATTCACACCGCAGCCGCTTTCGCTATTGTTGCATTTGTGATTATTCATGTTTACTTGCTGACAACGGGTCATGGATTTGTGGTACATGTTAAACCTATGATTACCGGATTTGATAAAGTTGAACTAACTGATGAAGAAATCGCATTTCTGCAATCCAATGAGCCGAAGAATATACGCAAGGAATAA
- a CDS encoding tetrathionate reductase family octaheme c-type cytochrome, which translates to MKNRSVRMQAARSVIKRITFIGFVFFSVVSQATGSDSQTVTKVGIDEYTTIHKVKDKQLVKAVSSSMTDHSKFKALQGPFEDGPAVTKACLECHNEAGHAFMQNKHWTWKYTDPDTGQQLGKSVLVNNFCTNARGNEGMCAQCHAGYNMTDSNFDFSNQNNIDCLVCHESSGQYYKTPPTTGNEACEELFEGKNPIDFALSAKSVVNPQRSNCGTCHFYGGGGDNVKHGDLSSALVHPDKNLDVHMDANGNNFACTDCHVGEKHQWSGSRYQMVPVDERHPGKPGEENPTASCASCHSDKPHHSTSLIGLKLNDHTEKVACETCHIPEFARGGVATKIGWDWRTAGKTKDGVGFKESKYTQGNGEHRYTYKSIKGDFTYGENIIPEYYWFNGRSHYTTIDTKFDPTKPVEINNVEGTPGGKDSRITPFKRMQTIQPYDKGNNTLVYMHLWGDDPDSFWGNYDFAKAIEHGMSEYDIPYSGEYDFIETYSYWPINHMVAPEEKALECKDCHSQQSRLAGLTAVYIPGHTKFQWLDILGLFLVAGTLGGVLVHGLIRMFTKSKSKEEV; encoded by the coding sequence ATGAAAAATCGGTCAGTTAGAATGCAGGCAGCTCGTTCAGTTATAAAAAGAATCACTTTCATCGGGTTCGTTTTTTTCTCAGTTGTTAGTCAGGCGACTGGTTCTGATAGTCAGACCGTCACTAAAGTTGGAATTGATGAATATACAACAATCCACAAAGTTAAAGACAAGCAGCTTGTTAAGGCTGTATCATCTTCAATGACTGATCACTCAAAGTTTAAAGCATTGCAGGGTCCATTTGAAGACGGACCTGCGGTCACGAAAGCGTGTTTGGAATGTCATAATGAAGCCGGACATGCTTTTATGCAAAATAAACATTGGACGTGGAAATACACTGACCCGGACACTGGACAGCAATTAGGTAAGAGTGTTCTTGTCAATAATTTCTGTACCAATGCTCGTGGAAATGAGGGTATGTGTGCACAATGTCATGCCGGATATAACATGACAGACAGTAATTTTGATTTTTCTAACCAAAACAATATTGATTGTTTAGTTTGCCATGAATCATCCGGACAGTATTATAAAACTCCGCCGACAACAGGTAATGAAGCCTGTGAAGAGTTGTTTGAAGGTAAAAATCCAATTGATTTTGCTTTATCAGCGAAAAGTGTAGTGAATCCACAAAGAAGCAATTGTGGAACTTGTCACTTCTACGGAGGTGGCGGTGATAACGTCAAACATGGTGATTTATCATCGGCTTTGGTTCATCCCGATAAAAATCTCGATGTCCACATGGATGCCAATGGCAACAATTTCGCTTGTACTGACTGTCATGTGGGAGAAAAACACCAATGGTCAGGAAGCCGCTATCAAATGGTTCCTGTGGATGAAAGACATCCGGGTAAACCCGGTGAAGAAAATCCGACTGCCAGTTGTGCATCTTGTCATAGTGATAAACCGCATCATTCCACATCGCTTATTGGTTTGAAGCTCAATGACCACACTGAAAAAGTCGCTTGTGAGACCTGTCATATCCCTGAGTTTGCTCGTGGTGGAGTAGCAACTAAGATTGGTTGGGATTGGAGAACGGCAGGGAAAACTAAAGATGGAGTGGGATTCAAAGAGTCCAAATACACTCAAGGAAATGGCGAGCATCGTTATACCTATAAATCCATCAAAGGAGATTTCACTTACGGCGAAAATATCATTCCGGAGTATTATTGGTTTAACGGAAGATCACATTACACCACAATTGATACCAAGTTTGATCCGACAAAACCTGTTGAAATCAATAACGTTGAAGGAACACCCGGAGGTAAAGATTCAAGAATCACACCATTCAAACGTATGCAAACCATTCAGCCCTATGATAAAGGAAATAACACCTTGGTGTATATGCATCTTTGGGGTGACGATCCGGATTCGTTTTGGGGAAATTACGACTTCGCAAAAGCAATTGAACATGGAATGAGTGAGTATGATATTCCATACAGTGGTGAATATGATTTCATTGAAACCTATTCCTACTGGCCAATCAACCACATGGTTGCACCGGAAGAAAAGGCGTTAGAATGTAAAGATTGTCATTCTCAACAAAGCAGGCTTGCTGGATTGACGGCTGTTTATATTCCGGGACATACAAAATTCCAATGGCTTGATATTTTGGGTCTGTTTTTAGTCGCCGGAACATTGGGTGGAGTGCTTGTTCACGGCTTGATTCGTATGTTTACAAAATCGAAATCTAAGGAGGAAGTCTAA
- a CDS encoding TraR/DksA family transcriptional regulator has translation MYNKTEKKLKKLKKELKARLAEIKETLTGTRSKDWEEAAVEAENDEVLEGIYKETSNELAQVKFALKRIKQDEYGECAECGAEINKKRLKIMPYTTLCIQCAQQLEMQHRR, from the coding sequence ATGTACAACAAAACTGAGAAAAAATTAAAAAAACTCAAAAAAGAACTAAAAGCGCGATTAGCAGAAATCAAAGAAACTCTGACTGGCACTCGCAGTAAAGACTGGGAAGAAGCCGCTGTTGAAGCTGAAAATGATGAAGTTCTTGAGGGAATCTATAAAGAAACTTCCAATGAATTAGCCCAAGTCAAGTTTGCATTAAAACGAATCAAACAAGACGAATATGGCGAATGCGCCGAATGCGGAGCAGAGATCAATAAAAAACGATTGAAAATTATGCCTTATACCACACTGTGCATTCAATGTGCTCAACAACTGGAAATGCAACACCGTCGTTAA
- a CDS encoding FAD-dependent oxidoreductase yields the protein MKKITVLGSGFAALTAVRSLRKKDNSCEITLVSASDSFVYLPSLIWFPNGKRNAHDITVPLANFFKKYNVLHHKGHVTGLENGGRTVMTTAGKVENDGLIIATGGRFIKKLPGIENIITPCEGIAIGEKIKEKLDALKSGTIAIGFASNPKEPSAMRGGPMFEFLFGIDQLLRKQKRREQFKIIFFCPAPKPGIRMGEKAVEGLLKRMKKCNIETHLGHKMVGFEANKVKTEGGEFDADLILFMPGMTGNMWFKDSPLPLSEGGLIRANSNCKVEEMSAVYVAGDSGSFSGPDWMPKQAHMADLQAQAASENLLNELQKKPANATFKPELMCIVDSNDKGVLTVRTPKRNFATPPLRIFHWAKVLFEWWYLRKLR from the coding sequence ATGAAGAAAATTACTGTCCTTGGTTCCGGTTTTGCAGCTTTAACGGCTGTCAGAAGTTTAAGAAAAAAAGATAATAGCTGTGAAATCACATTGGTATCAGCCAGCGACAGCTTTGTCTATCTACCAAGTTTGATTTGGTTTCCAAATGGTAAAAGAAATGCGCATGACATTACAGTCCCACTTGCTAATTTTTTCAAAAAATACAATGTCCTCCATCATAAAGGGCATGTCACAGGACTTGAGAACGGCGGGCGTACCGTAATGACTACCGCTGGAAAAGTTGAAAACGACGGTTTGATCATTGCAACCGGTGGTCGATTTATCAAAAAACTACCGGGAATCGAAAATATAATCACGCCTTGTGAAGGAATTGCCATCGGAGAAAAAATCAAAGAAAAACTGGATGCATTGAAATCAGGCACAATTGCTATAGGTTTTGCTTCCAATCCCAAAGAACCATCGGCCATGCGTGGTGGTCCGATGTTTGAGTTTTTATTCGGCATTGATCAGTTGCTTCGAAAACAAAAACGTCGCGAACAATTCAAAATCATTTTCTTCTGCCCTGCTCCGAAACCCGGAATTCGCATGGGTGAAAAAGCAGTTGAGGGTTTATTGAAACGCATGAAGAAATGCAATATTGAGACTCACTTGGGACATAAGATGGTCGGATTTGAAGCCAATAAAGTGAAAACCGAAGGTGGTGAATTTGATGCGGATTTAATTTTATTTATGCCGGGAATGACGGGAAACATGTGGTTTAAAGACTCACCTCTTCCACTTTCAGAGGGCGGACTGATTCGTGCCAATAGCAATTGTAAAGTCGAAGAAATGTCTGCGGTTTATGTTGCCGGAGACAGTGGCAGTTTCAGCGGCCCTGACTGGATGCCTAAACAAGCACACATGGCAGATTTACAAGCGCAAGCCGCTTCAGAAAATTTACTCAACGAGCTTCAGAAAAAACCCGCGAATGCCACTTTCAAACCGGAACTGATGTGTATTGTTGATAGTAATGACAAAGGCGTTCTGACAGTCCGAACACCGAAAAGAAATTTCGCCACACCTCCTTTGCGTATATTCCATTGGGCAAAAGTTTTATTTGAATGGTGGTATTTGAGAAAGCTTCGGTAG
- the ychF gene encoding redox-regulated ATPase YchF — protein MGFKCGIVGLPNVGKSTLFNALTKAGIDAANYPFCTIEPNVGVVEVPDPRLQKLAEIVKPERVLPTVMEFVDIAGLVAGASKGEGLGNQFLSNIRETDAIAHVVRCFEDADVVHVDGKINPLSDVETINTELALADLESAERGLLKAQKQSKSGNKDAIARAKVLEKIVAQLSDGLPIRALELAKEEKAVIKEFSFITAKPVMFIANVAEDGFENNPFLNQLREMAEKENASVVPVCAVIESEIAVLEDEDKEMFMEEMGLEEAGLDRVIRAGYELLGLQTYFTAGVKEVRAWTYKNGSTAPQCAGVIHTDFEKGFIRAETMAYDDFIQYKGEAGCKEAGKLRLEGKEYLVKEGDVLHFRFNV, from the coding sequence ATGGGCTTTAAATGTGGAATTGTCGGGCTTCCGAATGTCGGGAAATCAACGCTTTTTAATGCTTTGACAAAAGCAGGAATTGACGCGGCAAACTATCCTTTTTGCACCATTGAACCCAATGTCGGTGTGGTTGAAGTTCCTGACCCAAGATTGCAGAAACTGGCAGAAATTGTTAAACCGGAACGTGTTCTACCAACAGTTATGGAATTTGTTGATATTGCAGGACTGGTTGCAGGAGCATCTAAAGGCGAAGGTTTAGGAAACCAGTTTTTATCGAATATCCGTGAAACCGATGCCATTGCTCATGTGGTTCGCTGTTTTGAAGATGCCGACGTGGTTCATGTCGATGGAAAAATCAATCCGCTCAGTGATGTTGAAACCATCAATACCGAACTGGCTCTTGCTGATTTGGAATCTGCTGAACGCGGCCTGCTCAAAGCTCAAAAACAAAGCAAGTCAGGCAACAAAGATGCTATCGCCAGAGCCAAAGTTCTGGAAAAAATTGTGGCTCAACTTTCAGACGGTTTGCCAATTCGTGCATTGGAACTGGCAAAAGAAGAAAAAGCCGTTATTAAAGAATTCAGTTTTATCACAGCCAAGCCGGTCATGTTTATTGCCAATGTTGCCGAAGATGGTTTTGAAAACAATCCTTTCCTCAATCAACTGCGTGAAATGGCAGAGAAAGAGAACGCATCAGTTGTTCCTGTTTGTGCCGTTATTGAATCTGAAATTGCCGTTTTAGAAGACGAAGACAAGGAAATGTTTATGGAAGAAATGGGCTTGGAAGAAGCCGGACTCGACCGAGTGATTCGTGCCGGATATGAGCTTCTGGGACTACAAACCTACTTCACCGCCGGAGTCAAAGAAGTCCGAGCCTGGACTTATAAAAACGGCTCAACAGCACCCCAATGTGCCGGAGTGATTCACACCGATTTTGAAAAAGGCTTCATCCGTGCAGAAACCATGGCTTATGACGATTTCATTCAATACAAAGGCGAAGCCGGGTGTAAAGAAGCCGGGAAATTGAGACTGGAAGGAAAGGAATATCTCGTGAAAGAGGGTGATGTTTTGCATTTCCGCTTCAATGTCTAA